A part of Helicobacter fennelliae genomic DNA contains:
- the argH gene encoding argininosuccinate lyase encodes MMKLWGGRFEEGSSALLERFNASITFDKKLYRYDILGSLAHAKMLHSIKILNDKEYADICHGLQEIESEISNGEFTFNISDEDIHMAIESALTQKIGQAGKKLHTARSRNDQVALDFRMYVLDSNYNIRQQILELIEVIITLAKSHTKTLMPGMTHLQHAQPINFGFHLVAWCCALKRDIERLESSFVRNNFMPLGSGALAGTPYETDREMIARELGFKAPTLNAMDSVSDRDFALDVLYDLAMLGMHISRIAEELVLWSSYEFKFITISDKYATGSSIMPQKKNPDVPELVRGKSGRLYGNLISLLVVMKSLPLAYNKDTQEDKEPVFDSVENITISLEILKETLKTLTINKDNMLKACKIGHLSATDLADFLVKTSNIPFRQAHHITGKIVAYAESKHCDISDLSEDEIIGLDPTIKSGIKEVLDIAHSMESRKSLGGTSSTQTMQQICTLETWLQSTKDTIPNTKPTYTQHISTSNNPSK; translated from the coding sequence ATGATGAAACTTTGGGGTGGAAGATTTGAAGAGGGTTCAAGCGCGCTTTTGGAGCGATTTAATGCCTCAATTACTTTTGACAAAAAACTTTACCGATACGATATTTTAGGCTCATTAGCACATGCCAAAATGCTTCATTCAATCAAGATTCTAAACGACAAAGAATATGCTGATATATGTCATGGCTTACAAGAGATAGAATCTGAAATTAGCAATGGAGAATTTACATTCAACATAAGCGATGAAGATATACACATGGCAATAGAATCTGCCCTCACCCAAAAAATAGGTCAAGCAGGCAAAAAGCTTCATACTGCGCGCTCAAGAAACGATCAAGTCGCGCTTGATTTTAGAATGTATGTGCTTGATAGCAACTACAATATACGCCAACAAATCCTTGAACTCATAGAAGTAATTATCACTCTAGCCAAATCCCATACCAAAACGCTTATGCCGGGTATGACGCATCTTCAGCACGCCCAACCTATTAATTTTGGATTCCACCTTGTGGCGTGGTGCTGTGCTTTGAAGCGCGATATTGAGCGACTAGAATCTAGCTTTGTGCGTAATAACTTTATGCCTCTTGGTTCAGGTGCGCTTGCAGGCACGCCTTATGAAACAGATAGAGAGATGATCGCGCGTGAGCTTGGATTCAAAGCTCCCACGCTTAATGCTATGGATTCTGTGAGTGATAGAGACTTTGCGCTTGATGTGCTGTATGATTTGGCAATGCTTGGAATGCATATCTCGCGCATTGCCGAAGAGCTTGTGCTATGGAGTAGTTATGAATTTAAATTCATCACCATTAGCGATAAATACGCTACTGGAAGCTCGATTATGCCACAGAAAAAAAACCCCGATGTCCCCGAGCTTGTGCGCGGAAAAAGCGGACGCTTATATGGCAATCTCATAAGCCTACTTGTCGTGATGAAATCACTCCCTCTTGCTTACAATAAAGACACACAAGAGGACAAAGAGCCTGTATTTGATAGTGTCGAAAATATCACCATAAGCCTTGAAATCCTCAAAGAAACACTAAAAACCCTCACAATCAATAAAGACAATATGCTTAAAGCTTGCAAAATAGGGCATTTAAGTGCGACTGATTTGGCGGATTTTTTGGTAAAAACTTCAAACATTCCATTCCGACAAGCACACCACATCACAGGAAAAATTGTCGCGTATGCAGAATCTAAACATTGCGATATAAGCGATTTAAGCGAAGATGAAATCATAGGGCTTGATCCTACAATCAAAAGTGGCATTAAAGAAGTGCTTGATATAGCGCATTCAATGGAATCTAGAAAGAGTCTTGGCGGCACTTCAAGCACGCAAACAATGCAGCAAATATGCACTCTTGAAACTTGGCTTCAAAGCACAAAAGATACCATACCAAATACCAAACCCACATACACACAACACATAAGCACATCAAACAACCCATCAAAATAA
- a CDS encoding FtsW/RodA/SpoVE family cell cycle protein — MIDRRILTHFDFLLPILILPIIGTSYFLIAQINTTQNLKQAVYIIVGIIAFLCAFFIPFRRLNKSIPLFYWICIILLILVELIGTKQLGAQRWITIGSFSIQPSEPIKIAIILLLSAHIQANPPPLHGYGLRQFCILSFYILLPFTLILLQPDLGTALVVLFMGFGTLFLIGVNYKIWVGILIGILIASPLIYGSLKDYQRKRIHDFVSEKPSYHVQQSIITISSGGLIGKNKENATQTQLRFLPIATSDFIFAYFSERFGFVGILILLTIYCLLTLHILTFSMLDPKDYYLKTTACAISLLLFFYVSVNIAMTINLAPVVGIPLPLFSYGGSSFITFMILFGILENLLAFRFNFGYNQSFFRKVKIGRRKISGGGGRTYKNI, encoded by the coding sequence ATGATTGATAGGCGCATTTTGACACATTTTGATTTTTTATTGCCTATTTTGATTCTTCCTATTATCGGCACTTCTTATTTTTTGATCGCTCAAATCAACACCACACAAAACCTCAAGCAGGCTGTGTATATTATAGTCGGGATTATAGCATTTTTGTGCGCGTTTTTTATACCATTTAGACGACTCAATAAATCCATTCCTTTGTTTTATTGGATTTGTATTATTTTGCTTATTCTTGTTGAACTTATCGGGACAAAACAGCTTGGCGCGCAACGATGGATTACGATTGGATCTTTTTCTATACAACCAAGCGAACCTATCAAAATCGCTATTATTTTGCTTTTAAGTGCGCACATTCAGGCTAATCCTCCGCCTCTTCATGGCTATGGATTGCGTCAGTTTTGTATTTTGAGCTTTTATATTCTCCTTCCATTTACATTGATTTTGCTTCAGCCAGACTTAGGGACAGCTCTTGTTGTTTTATTTATGGGCTTTGGGACGCTTTTTTTGATCGGGGTCAATTACAAAATATGGGTTGGTATCCTTATAGGGATTTTGATCGCATCGCCTTTGATTTATGGCTCACTTAAGGATTATCAGCGTAAAAGAATCCATGATTTTGTCTCAGAAAAGCCAAGCTACCATGTCCAGCAATCCATCATCACCATAAGCTCAGGAGGGCTTATTGGCAAAAATAAAGAAAACGCCACCCAAACACAGCTCCGATTTTTACCCATTGCGACAAGCGATTTTATTTTTGCGTATTTTTCAGAGCGATTTGGATTTGTCGGTATTCTTATTTTGCTTACGATTTATTGCTTGCTTACATTACATATTCTTACTTTTTCTATGCTTGATCCAAAGGATTATTATCTCAAAACCACCGCTTGTGCGATTTCTTTATTATTGTTTTTTTATGTCTCTGTCAATATTGCTATGACAATTAATCTCGCTCCGGTGGTTGGCATACCTCTGCCTCTTTTTAGTTATGGCGGAAGTAGTTTTATCACTTTTATGATTTTATTTGGGATTTTAGAAAATTTACTTGCCTTTAGATTTAATTTTGGCTACAATCAGAGTTTTTTTAGAAAAGTAAAAATTGGTAGAAGAAAAATTAGTGGGGGGGGGGGCAGAACCTATAAGAATATTTAA
- the hemJ gene encoding protoporphyrinogen oxidase HemJ has product MDWIMPYYQWIKVVHIISVICWMAGLFYLPRLFVYHAQNRQNLDFVKIIKIQEHKLFAYIARPAMLFSVASGLALLWLYADIFKSGLWIHIKLLSAILLLIFHIVCGIFVTRFRHNLCTLSERFFRVFNEIPTILMIIIVICAVIKF; this is encoded by the coding sequence ATGGATTGGATAATGCCTTATTATCAATGGATTAAAGTCGTGCATATTATAAGCGTAATATGCTGGATGGCGGGGTTATTTTACCTGCCTCGATTATTTGTCTATCACGCCCAAAACAGACAGAATCTAGATTTTGTCAAAATAATTAAAATCCAAGAACACAAGCTTTTTGCATATATTGCGCGTCCTGCTATGCTTTTTAGCGTTGCAAGCGGACTGGCTTTGCTTTGGCTGTATGCTGATATTTTCAAAAGTGGGCTGTGGATTCACATTAAACTTTTATCTGCGATACTTCTTTTGATTTTTCACATTGTGTGTGGCATTTTTGTTACACGATTTCGACACAATCTTTGCACTTTAAGCGAGAGGTTTTTTCGTGTTTTTAATGAGATTCCCACGATTTTAATGATTATAATCGTCATTTGTGCGGTTATAAAGTTTTAA
- the wecB gene encoding non-hydrolyzing UDP-N-acetylglucosamine 2-epimerase has product MNIITIIGTRPQLIKSKILSQTFKKYHIQEQIIHTSQHYDPNMSDVFFTELDMQPPLHTLKLAPNQTRLQRLFMMSSQITPLIKSQKPDFVLVYGDTDSTLAGAFSAHLCHIPLIHIEAGLRSLNHSMPEEQNRILTDSLARLLFTPTTTATKNLINEKIPTHTITQSGDIVLDLALYFATKAKLPKPILLDSTSWQNLNSSLPQGFFKHFCLATLHRSTNLNKQNLESIFKALDSISAQTPILFPLHPHTKTHLLRYKIAPKHIVFCQPLSYLEMSFCLQNAICVFSDSGGLQRESFFFKKPHITLREESEWQELLTHRFSILTGADTQKILSTYHHKDRLFNTDFSMPIFGNGRACEIIAKTLKEL; this is encoded by the coding sequence ATGAATATTATCACAATTATTGGCACAAGACCCCAACTAATCAAATCCAAAATCCTAAGCCAAACATTCAAAAAATACCACATTCAAGAGCAAATTATCCACACTTCACAGCATTATGATCCAAATATGAGTGATGTATTTTTCACAGAGCTTGATATGCAACCCCCGCTCCACACGCTAAAACTCGCTCCAAATCAAACGCGACTCCAAAGGCTATTTATGATGAGTAGCCAAATCACACCACTCATAAAATCCCAAAAACCCGACTTTGTGCTTGTCTATGGTGATACAGATTCTACGCTTGCAGGGGCATTTAGCGCACATCTATGCCACATACCGCTTATCCACATCGAAGCAGGATTAAGAAGTCTCAATCACTCCATGCCCGAAGAACAAAACAGAATCTTAACAGATTCTCTCGCGCGCTTACTTTTTACTCCAACCACAACAGCCACAAAGAATCTCATAAACGAAAAAATACCCACACACACAATCACCCAAAGTGGCGATATTGTGCTTGATCTTGCACTTTATTTTGCCACGAAAGCAAAGCTACCAAAGCCCATTCTTTTAGATTCTACTTCATGGCAGAATCTAAACTCATCTCTACCGCAAGGTTTTTTCAAGCATTTCTGTCTTGCCACACTGCATCGTAGCACCAACCTAAATAAGCAAAATCTTGAATCAATATTTAAAGCACTAGATTCTATAAGCGCGCAAACACCGATACTTTTTCCTCTCCACCCACACACAAAAACTCATCTCTTGCGCTACAAAATCGCACCAAAGCATATTGTTTTTTGTCAGCCTCTCTCTTATCTTGAGATGAGCTTTTGTCTGCAAAACGCTATATGTGTATTTAGCGATAGTGGCGGACTCCAAAGAGAGAGCTTTTTTTTCAAAAAGCCACACATCACATTGCGAGAAGAGAGCGAATGGCAGGAATTACTCACGCACCGCTTTAGCATTCTCACAGGCGCAGATACGCAAAAAATCCTCTCTACCTATCACCACAAAGATAGGCTTTTTAATACTGATTTTTCAATGCCAATTTTTGGAAATGGCAGGGCGTGCGAAATCATTGCAAAAACACTTAAAGAATTATAA
- the ubiE gene encoding bifunctional demethylmenaquinone methyltransferase/2-methoxy-6-polyprenyl-1,4-benzoquinol methylase UbiE: protein MDKQHQIIEMFDTIAKDYDKANHILSLGIDILWRTDACKRAFKLIQTPKIDCILDVACGTGDMMIQWQKQAQKHHIHIDSLIGADPSVKMLELAKHKVKNAQFITTEATNLAKIPDSSVDIVSITYGLRNVLDYPMALSEFSRVLKHGGLLVVLDFFKKQSPTLLDKCVGFYTKKMLPLIGGLISKNYQAYAYLPESMECFISPQDLTTHFQKVGIKPHTIKGYSANISHLVLGVKS from the coding sequence ATGGATAAGCAACATCAAATCATTGAGATGTTTGATACAATCGCCAAAGATTATGATAAGGCAAATCATATTTTGAGTTTGGGTATTGATATTTTATGGCGCACAGACGCGTGCAAAAGAGCATTTAAGCTTATACAGACGCCAAAGATTGATTGCATTCTTGATGTGGCTTGTGGCACGGGAGATATGATGATCCAATGGCAAAAACAAGCCCAAAAACACCATATCCATATAGATTCTCTCATTGGTGCTGATCCTTCAGTCAAAATGCTAGAGCTTGCCAAGCACAAAGTCAAAAATGCACAATTCATCACCACCGAAGCGACAAATCTAGCTAAGATTCCAGATTCTAGTGTGGATATAGTCTCCATTACTTATGGATTGCGTAATGTGCTTGATTATCCAATGGCTTTGAGCGAATTTTCTCGTGTGCTCAAACATGGCGGACTACTTGTTGTTTTGGATTTTTTCAAAAAACAAAGCCCCACACTTCTTGATAAATGCGTAGGATTCTACACAAAAAAAATGCTTCCTCTCATCGGCGGACTCATCTCAAAAAACTATCAAGCCTATGCTTATCTACCAGAATCTATGGAGTGCTTTATCAGCCCGCAAGACCTCACTACACATTTTCAAAAAGTCGGAATCAAACCACACACAATCAAAGGATACAGCGCAAATATTTCACATCTTGTGCTAGGAGTCAAGTCGTAA
- a CDS encoding cysteine synthase family protein produces MLISDITQAIGNTPLLEIHNTPIPNHNKILGKCEYLNPAGGIKDRVGVFMIEQAQKSGLLNPSNVIIEPTAGNTGLGLALGALKYGYKIILVVPSKFSIQKQNLMKALGAEIINTPKELGIQGAIDKTNELLLTIPQSICLKQFENPDNPKAHYLTTAQEIYADCKNIDYFVCGAGSGGSFSGIAKFLKEQNPHTKTILCDPVGSIIGGDDHTHICSKIEGIGNSFIPTTMDTSLIDDVIKVSDQEALQGVKMLCQEGVLAGISSGACFVASLELAKKVKDSTIITIFSDKIERYLDREIF; encoded by the coding sequence ATGCTTATCTCTGACATCACACAAGCAATCGGCAATACACCATTGCTTGAAATCCACAATACACCAATTCCAAATCACAATAAGATTCTAGGCAAATGCGAATATCTCAATCCCGCTGGAGGCATTAAAGATAGAGTTGGGGTTTTTATGATCGAGCAAGCCCAAAAAAGCGGACTTCTTAACCCATCTAACGTCATCATAGAGCCAACTGCGGGTAATACAGGACTAGGACTTGCGCTTGGGGCTTTAAAATATGGCTACAAAATTATATTAGTCGTGCCATCAAAATTTTCAATCCAAAAGCAGAATCTAATGAAAGCACTTGGAGCAGAAATTATCAATACCCCAAAAGAGCTTGGAATACAAGGTGCGATTGACAAAACAAATGAGCTTCTTCTCACAATCCCACAAAGTATCTGCCTTAAGCAATTTGAAAACCCAGACAACCCAAAAGCGCATTATCTCACTACCGCACAAGAAATTTATGCAGACTGCAAGAATATTGATTATTTTGTATGCGGTGCTGGAAGTGGCGGAAGCTTTAGCGGTATCGCAAAATTTTTAAAAGAGCAGAATCCACACACAAAAACTATCCTTTGTGATCCTGTCGGCTCTATCATAGGCGGAGACGATCACACACATATATGCTCCAAAATCGAAGGAATCGGCAATAGCTTTATCCCCACAACTATGGATACAAGCCTTATAGATGATGTAATCAAAGTAAGCGATCAAGAAGCCTTGCAGGGTGTAAAAATGCTCTGTCAAGAAGGTGTTTTGGCAGGCATTTCATCGGGGGCTTGTTTTGTAGCGAGTTTAGAACTTGCAAAAAAAGTCAAAGATTCTACTATTATTACGATTTTTTCCGATAAAATTGAGCGGTATTTAGATAGAGAAATTTTTTAA
- a CDS encoding trans-sulfuration enzyme family protein, producing the protein MNYHFDTLLIHGGDTTDPRTKAVNTPIYQTSTYAQSALGKHSGYEYSRTKNPTRDGTESLIAQLEGGAFGFAFASGMAAISCVLSLFKSGDKILISHNVYGGTFRVLDKVFANFNISYELIDMRDIELLEKSIDSSVKALLLETPANPLMSVISLEEIARIAKKHRILSIVDNTFMTPYLQRPLEFGIDIVVHSATKYLGGHSDLIAGLVVVNDKTLGERLGFLQNSIGAILAPFDSFLLIRGIKTLGLRMQKHCENALYIARFLSKNQAIEKVYYPFLDSDNGYTIQKSQASGGGGMISFELKEGYDYKTFLESTQIIVLAESLGGVESLLCHPASMTHASIPQALREQIGIKQNLIRLSVGIENVKDLCDDIAHALSQSQKTAKQ; encoded by the coding sequence ATGAATTATCATTTTGACACGCTCCTTATCCATGGTGGCGATACAACAGATCCGCGCACAAAGGCTGTCAATACACCAATTTATCAAACCTCAACCTATGCGCAAAGTGCGTTAGGCAAACATAGTGGCTACGAATATTCAAGGACAAAAAACCCCACGCGCGATGGTACAGAATCTCTTATCGCGCAGCTTGAAGGCGGGGCGTTTGGGTTTGCGTTTGCTTCAGGAATGGCAGCGATTTCTTGCGTGCTAAGTCTTTTTAAAAGTGGCGATAAGATTCTCATCTCTCATAATGTCTATGGCGGAACATTTCGGGTATTAGACAAAGTATTTGCAAATTTTAATATCTCATATGAGCTCATTGATATGCGCGATATAGAGCTTCTTGAAAAATCCATAGATTCTAGTGTGAAAGCTCTATTGCTAGAAACGCCAGCAAATCCACTTATGAGCGTTATCTCACTTGAAGAAATCGCGCGTATCGCCAAAAAACACAGAATCTTAAGTATCGTTGATAATACCTTTATGACGCCATATCTGCAAAGACCGCTTGAATTTGGAATTGATATTGTCGTGCATTCAGCGACAAAATATCTAGGCGGACATAGCGATTTAATCGCAGGGCTTGTTGTTGTCAATGACAAAACACTAGGCGAGCGATTAGGATTTTTGCAAAACTCTATAGGCGCGATTTTGGCACCATTTGATAGCTTTTTGCTTATCCGCGGTATCAAGACGCTTGGACTTAGAATGCAAAAACATTGCGAAAATGCTTTATACATCGCGCGATTTTTAAGCAAGAATCAAGCTATTGAAAAAGTGTATTATCCATTTTTGGATTCTGATAATGGATACACAATCCAAAAATCACAAGCAAGTGGTGGCGGTGGAATGATAAGCTTTGAGCTCAAAGAAGGGTATGATTATAAAACATTCCTAGAATCTACACAAATCATAGTCCTTGCAGAATCTCTAGGCGGAGTAGAATCCCTCCTTTGCCACCCCGCTTCCATGACGCATGCCTCTATACCGCAAGCATTACGCGAACAAATCGGCATCAAGCAGAATCTTATCCGCCTCTCAGTAGGTATTGAAAATGTCAAAGATTTATGTGATGATATAGCCCACGCACTAAGCCAATCCCAAAAAACAGCCAAACAATAG
- a CDS encoding metallophosphoesterase, with product MQDTPEFAQMQTFLFPFLASLLFIAMHIVIYFLLVRRISSRRALCRIYSIILWVNMCFCVVYMFMRSYIVAPKWLFMIVSVSVGVAFSFLIAALIAALIGICLWFFKKKHLQPRIKRYILFLCFIYTAYAIYHGLEDPKVERLAIELPKLSKPLKVIQLSDIHIGGLIDDERVAKIVFLVNQENPDIIAITGDLVDTKLQNALSSLHILQGLRATYGTYYVLGNHEYIHDVDDILKAIQKTGIKVLINESITLPNLINIAGSADLMGSRVKFLEPDFEATFSKIDSSLPTLFLTHQPKVIEIIDPKLLQKADFLLTGHTHGGQIFPFSLAVLFQQPYLKGLHRISSGAYIYVSEGAGFWGPPMRAFSDSTITLFDFLPQHTKPN from the coding sequence ATGCAAGACACTCCAGAATTTGCGCAAATGCAAACCTTTTTGTTTCCATTTTTGGCGTCATTATTATTTATCGCAATGCATATTGTGATTTATTTTTTGCTTGTAAGGCGCATATCATCACGAAGGGCATTGTGTAGAATTTATAGCATTATATTGTGGGTTAATATGTGTTTTTGCGTTGTGTATATGTTTATGCGCTCATATATAGTCGCGCCAAAATGGTTATTTATGATTGTCTCTGTTTCTGTGGGAGTGGCTTTTTCGTTTCTCATCGCTGCGCTCATTGCAGCACTTATTGGCATTTGTTTGTGGTTTTTCAAAAAAAAGCACCTTCAGCCTAGAATCAAACGCTACATCTTATTTCTTTGCTTCATCTACACAGCCTATGCCATATATCATGGGCTAGAAGATCCAAAAGTCGAGCGACTTGCCATAGAGCTTCCCAAACTCTCCAAACCACTGAAAGTTATCCAGCTAAGCGACATACATATCGGCGGACTTATCGATGATGAACGAGTGGCAAAAATTGTATTTTTAGTCAATCAAGAAAATCCTGACATTATCGCTATAACAGGCGATCTTGTAGATACCAAACTCCAAAACGCCCTCTCAAGCCTCCACATCTTACAAGGATTGCGCGCAACTTATGGAACATACTATGTCTTAGGCAATCACGAATACATACACGATGTCGATGATATTCTCAAAGCCATACAAAAAACAGGAATCAAAGTCTTAATCAATGAAAGCATCACGCTTCCAAATCTTATCAATATCGCAGGAAGTGCGGATTTAATGGGTAGTAGAGTCAAGTTTTTGGAGCCAGATTTTGAAGCGACTTTTAGCAAAATAGATTCTAGTCTGCCTACACTTTTTTTGACTCATCAGCCAAAAGTCATTGAAATTATAGATCCAAAGCTCCTCCAAAAAGCCGACTTTTTGCTTACAGGACACACTCATGGCGGACAGATTTTTCCTTTCTCACTTGCTGTTTTATTCCAACAACCCTACCTCAAAGGATTGCATAGAATCAGTAGCGGGGCATATATTTATGTAAGCGAAGGTGCAGGATTCTGGGGTCCTCCTATGAGGGCATTTTCAGATTCTACGATTACGCTTTTTGATTTTCTACCGCAGCACACAAAGCCAAACTAA
- a CDS encoding cysteine ABC transporter substrate-binding protein, with the protein MRILQIVAITLGVLGIAGFSLAGCDKVQSQNTLESIKQKNELVVGVFGDKPPFGYINKEGQNDGFDVMIAKQIGKDLLGDEGKVKFILVEAASREEFLRSNKVDIMMANFTQTKERQERLDFAKPYMKVSLGVVSKDGAITDISQLEGKTLIVNKGTTADFYFTKHYPNIKLLKFEQNTETFAALKDGRGDALAHDNTLLFAWSKENPDFQVGIKQIGDNDVIAPAVKKGNQELLEWLNAEMDKLRINGFLLEAYHEKLAPFFTDDVQAQDIVFE; encoded by the coding sequence ATGAGAATCTTACAAATTGTAGCCATCACTTTAGGTGTTTTGGGTATCGCAGGCTTTAGTTTGGCTGGTTGCGACAAAGTGCAGTCTCAAAATACACTAGAATCTATCAAGCAAAAAAATGAATTAGTCGTTGGCGTCTTTGGCGATAAACCTCCATTTGGATATATCAATAAAGAAGGACAAAATGACGGATTTGATGTAATGATAGCCAAACAAATAGGCAAAGATTTGCTCGGCGATGAAGGAAAGGTCAAATTTATACTTGTTGAAGCAGCTAGTCGTGAAGAATTCTTACGATCAAATAAAGTTGATATTATGATGGCAAATTTCACACAAACAAAAGAGCGGCAAGAAAGGCTAGATTTTGCAAAACCATATATGAAAGTCTCACTTGGGGTAGTAAGTAAAGATGGCGCAATCACTGATATATCACAGCTTGAAGGCAAAACCCTTATCGTCAATAAAGGCACAACGGCTGATTTTTATTTCACCAAACATTACCCAAATATCAAGCTCTTAAAATTTGAGCAAAATACCGAAACATTTGCAGCACTCAAAGATGGGAGAGGCGATGCTCTAGCACACGATAATACACTTCTTTTTGCTTGGAGCAAGGAGAATCCAGATTTTCAAGTTGGCATTAAGCAAATAGGCGATAATGATGTGATAGCCCCAGCAGTCAAAAAAGGCAATCAAGAACTCCTTGAATGGCTAAATGCCGAAATGGATAAACTCAGAATTAATGGCTTTTTGCTTGAAGCATATCACGAAAAGCTTGCGCCATTTTTTACTGATGATGTGCAGGCTCAAGATATTGTTTTTGAATAA
- a CDS encoding Gfo/Idh/MocA family protein: MYHFGIIGVGGYIAPRHLQAIKQTNNTLICALDKHDSVGILDSYFPNAYFFTQKEQFVRYIEQYTKSKKTKEAKKALDFISICSPNHLHNVHIKLALNLNAHAICEKPLVLSPSQLEKLESIQSPNKIYTILQLRLHPSVIALKHHITSMLKSNPNQVFDITLSYITARGHWYFSSWKGNQHKSGGIISNIGIHFFDMLSFVFGGFQSSTLHILREDCASGVLELEHARVRWFLSINQNHLPTEAKAHNKRVYRSIQIQNQEFEFSQGFEDLHTQSYKEILAGRGFEAKEAKEAILITYHIRHQAISPFRDDYHPLCKQT, encoded by the coding sequence ATGTATCATTTCGGAATTATAGGCGTTGGCGGGTATATCGCACCACGACATTTACAAGCAATCAAGCAGACAAATAACACACTCATTTGCGCGCTTGATAAGCATGATAGTGTCGGGATTTTGGATAGCTATTTTCCAAATGCGTATTTTTTCACACAAAAAGAGCAATTTGTGCGATATATAGAGCAATACACAAAAAGCAAAAAAACAAAAGAGGCAAAAAAAGCACTTGATTTTATCAGTATCTGCTCTCCTAATCACCTCCACAACGTGCATATCAAGCTAGCCCTCAATCTCAATGCGCATGCAATCTGTGAAAAACCACTTGTGCTAAGCCCCTCACAGCTTGAAAAACTAGAATCCATACAAAGCCCAAACAAAATCTACACGATTTTACAACTCCGACTCCACCCAAGTGTAATCGCACTCAAACACCACATCACTTCTATGCTAAAATCTAATCCAAATCAAGTCTTTGACATCACACTAAGCTATATCACTGCGCGGGGGCATTGGTATTTTTCCTCTTGGAAGGGCAATCAACACAAAAGTGGCGGGATTATTAGCAATATCGGAATCCATTTTTTTGATATGTTAAGCTTTGTGTTTGGTGGATTTCAATCTAGCACTTTGCATATTCTTAGAGAGGATTGTGCTAGCGGGGTGCTAGAGCTAGAGCATGCACGGGTTAGGTGGTTTTTATCAATCAACCAAAACCACCTTCCAACAGAAGCAAAAGCGCACAATAAGCGCGTATATAGATCAATACAAATACAAAATCAAGAATTTGAGTTTTCACAAGGATTTGAAGATCTCCACACACAAAGCTACAAAGAGATTCTAGCTGGCAGAGGATTTGAAGCCAAAGAAGCAAAAGAGGCTATCCTTATCACGTATCACATCAGACATCAAGCCATATCACCTTTTAGAGATGATTATCACCCGCTCTGCAAGCAAACATAA